In Zingiber officinale cultivar Zhangliang chromosome 9B, Zo_v1.1, whole genome shotgun sequence, the genomic window CCATACATGATCATCTTCGGCGTCCTGGAGATCTTCCTGTCTCAAATCCCCGACTTCGATCAGATTTGGTGGCTCTCCATCGTCGCCGCCGTCATGTCCTTCACTTACTCCTCCATCGGCCTCAGCCTCGGCATCGTCCAAGTCGTCGGTTAGCCACCAAAGCCACTCTTAATTCTCGCCGTCCAGTCCTCTCTGCGCGGTATATAACTTGTCTCCTCTCCTCTGTTCTGTTTGATGCAGCGAACGGAGGTTTCAAAGGCAGCCTCACCGGAGTCAGCGTCGGGACCGTCTCTCCGATGAAGAAGGTGTGGCACAGCCTCCAGGCCTTCGGCGACATTGCCTTCGCCTATTCTTTCTCCCTCGTCCTCATAGAAATCCAGGACACCATCAAGGCGCCGCCGCCGTCGGAGGCGAAGGTGATGAAGAAGGCGTCGTTCGTGAGCATCGTCACGACGACTCTGTTCTACATGCTGTGCGGGTGCATGGGCTACGCGGCCTTCGGCGACCAGGCGCCCAGCAACCTCCTCACCGGCTTCGGCTTCTACAACCCCTTCTGGCTCCTCGACGTCGCCAACGCCGCCATCGTCATCCACCTCGTCGGCGCCTACCAGGTCTTCTGCCAGCCCCTGTTCGCCTTCATGGAGAAGTGGGCGTCGTCCGCCTGGCCGGAGTCCGGCTTCGTCACCCGCGAGATATCCCTGCCGCTGGGCTACCGCCTGAGCCTCTTCCGGCTGGCGTGGCGTTCGGCCTTCGTGGTGCTGACGACGGTGATCTCGATGCTGATGCCCTTCTTCAACGACGTGGTGGGGCTGCTGGGGGCGCTGGGCTTCTGGCCGCTCACGGTGTACTTCCCGGTGGAGATGTACATCGCGCAGAAGAAGATCCCGAGGTGGAGCACTCGGTGGGTGTGCCTGCAAATG contains:
- the LOC122023717 gene encoding amino acid permease 4-like; this encodes MGAEKYHQQPAFAPMDVVALEHGNGGSECRDDDGRLKRTGTLWTASAHIVTAVIGSGVLSLAWAIGQLGWVAGPIVMLLFSFVTYYTSVLLADCYRSGDPITGKRNYSYMDAVHAYLGGVKVKLCGFIQYANLFGVAIGYTIASSISMMAIRRSNCFHEKGHQNPCHASSTPYMIIFGVLEIFLSQIPDFDQIWWLSIVAAVMSFTYSSIGLSLGIVQVVANGGFKGSLTGVSVGTVSPMKKVWHSLQAFGDIAFAYSFSLVLIEIQDTIKAPPPSEAKVMKKASFVSIVTTTLFYMLCGCMGYAAFGDQAPSNLLTGFGFYNPFWLLDVANAAIVIHLVGAYQVFCQPLFAFMEKWASSAWPESGFVTREISLPLGYRLSLFRLAWRSAFVVLTTVISMLMPFFNDVVGLLGALGFWPLTVYFPVEMYIAQKKIPRWSTRWVCLQMLSMACLAITVAAAIGSVAGIITDLQIYRPFKSSS